GAGCCTATATCCCCGCCCCTGCTTGAAGGGGGTCCGTGTGTGTGGAATTGCGCCTGTGCGCGCATATTTCAGGATGGTATGGATAGAGCACCCGACGACCTCGGCGGCCTCTTGAGTGCTGATTAGGTCGGTCATTTTTCTCTCCTTGCAATGGCCTCTGCGGCCTCATCAATGGTATCGTGATCCGAGATGCCCTTTCCGTCCACGACGATCGCAGAGCCATCGTCGAATCGGTACAGGATGGATATCTCAGGAAAATAGATGGGCTTGTCGTCGTCCTGCTCTGTGATCGCGCGCAGCGCAGATAGGATCGTGCTGTGGTCGGTATCTGGGGTCGGCCCCCCGAATACATACTCGGCATATACGGATGTTGCGATGCTCATAGCGCCTCCAGTATCGCTGATGTCGCCCCCAGGACGTAGAACAGCGTCCACAGGACCACAAGGGCGATCACGCCCGCTACGATGGCGTAAAAGATGTCTCTCAATAGATGTCTCATGTCTGCTCCTCATTAAGTGCAGCCCACAGCCCGTCGCTGTGAATATCCCATTGGTCGAGCCGGTCGCATACGACCAGGCCCTCAATTTCCAGCGTATAGAGGAGTTTTTGCGTCTGCGAATGTGGCACGCCGATGGTGCGGGCTATCTGCCCTGCCTGCATAGGATGTATGGACGAGAGTAGCGTCCGGATAATGGCGGTCGCCTCTCGCACAGCCTGGACTGTGCAGGCCGGGATATGGTATTGTGTCTGTGTCATGTGCATAGTCCTGCCTCCTTAAATGATGGGTCGCGCCCGACACCCTTCCCCTGAAACTGACTGAAACTGATAGTGCCAGGTGCGACCCGTTGTGCCCGCAGCCTCCTCTCGCCCTCTCCCCTGCTAGCGGATTCGGCCAAAGCGAGCACTCCCCCTCTCCCTCTAGTCTGGAATGATCTCCGACAGCCGGACCAGCAGGTCTTGCACGGTACCGCTATCGACAGATTTAGACAGCTTTGCAAGCACCACATGGGCACTCAGGTCGCCCATGCCTTTTTGGTATCCGAGTGCGGAGATTTCGGATGCGATCCGATGATACAGGTGTGCGTCATCGTATATGTCGGTGTAATCCTCGCGGGATACCGCGAGGGCTGGCGTCTCTTTCATGCGACCATCCTTTCATCTGCGGCCCGGCCCTGAACACCAGCAGTCGTCCGGGCTGTGGCCTGGGAGGCGGACACGATTTCGGCAGTGATGACAGGTTCTGCGATATCGTGTGCAAATGTCAGGCAGCGGCGCACCATAGAAATCATTTCCGAGATGGTGCGAGACGCCCCCTGGATTGCCCCAACGCCGTCGGGTGAGAATATGTCGCCCGCGGCTCTGCCTGCACGCGAACAGGCCAGGACGAGATATTCTGCCACATCCGATATGTCACTGATTTCGATGTGCTCAGCCTGGGCATCTGTCCCGAGCAACGAGACTTCGCTGGATAGCCTGCGCCGCAAAGATGACGATCCCACCAACAGCAATGAGATGGGAGGCGCAAAAATACCCGCGATTTCCCGCAATGCCCGTGCCGCGACCAATGTTTCTGTGGGCACAGCCTCTGCGTCGTCTATATACAGCGTGCAGGTGCCATATTCGCTTATCGCTCCTTGGATCGCGTCCCTGGCTGCGCGCGCGCGATGTTCCAGTGAACGGCGCGACGGCTGACCTGTACTGTCCAGGATGGCTTCATAGAGATGCCCCGGCGTCATTCTATTGGTCGGCGCGAGCGGCCGGATGACATAGCGGTCTTCTGTAGCGAGTGTCGCTATGGTCGATTTTCCCGATCCTGGCGAGCCTATGAGAGTAGCGATACCCCTCTGGTCATCTATGACAGACCGCACCTGCTCGATGGTGTCCGACATGCCCTGTGTGATGATCGCATCATCTGCCGATTCAGGCCGACAAAACGGATCGTGTGATAGGCCGAAAAACCGAAAAAGTTTCATATGTAGCTCCTTAAGTTTGGTGGGCACGCCCGACATCCTTCCCCTCTCCCCTGACGGAATTTAACCGGACGCGCCCATATAGGTTATGTACCTGTGAGTTCTCGATACTCCGACAGAGAGATCTTGTCTCTGCCGGAAAACATGTCATCCACCTGCCCAATAAGTGCCCGCCGCCCTTCCCTGAGCAATCGGGTCTTGACCTCGATTTTCGTCATCTCCGGCTCAGGCGCGGGTATGGGGATAGGGGTGACGGTGTCTGGCTCCTGCTCATACATACGCACCGGATCGAAATCGCCTATATCCGTCTCGTAGGCAGCCGCGATGTGCCGTTCCCTGTCGGATGTCGGCAATGAGCGGATATTCCCGGCCTTATCGGGTGCGGCCTGGACGGCATCGATGATGTGACTTTCCTGGTCAATGACCACGATGAGGTGCTGGGATCGGGCAGGGTGGGTGCTGGATCGCACATCAATGCGCTGTCCCACCAGCGAGAGAAATGGCTCGTGGCGGGGTAGCTGGTACTGGACACCATTCAATCTGACGGTCAGATCGGCGAGCACGCGGCGTGTGTGAGCCTCGTAGTAGTAGATGAGGAGCTTTTCCTCATCCGGTAGCAATCGCACGCTTTTAAGCCCGCGGCGAAAACGATCAAGCGGCACCTCGC
This genomic interval from Gemmatimonadota bacterium contains the following:
- a CDS encoding helix-turn-helix domain-containing protein — encoded protein: MHMTQTQYHIPACTVQAVREATAIIRTLLSSIHPMQAGQIARTIGVPHSQTQKLLYTLEIEGLVVCDRLDQWDIHSDGLWAALNEEQT
- a CDS encoding ATP-binding protein produces the protein MSGVPTKLKELHMKLFRFFGLSHDPFCRPESADDAIITQGMSDTIEQVRSVIDDQRGIATLIGSPGSGKSTIATLATEDRYVIRPLAPTNRMTPGHLYEAILDSTGQPSRRSLEHRARAARDAIQGAISEYGTCTLYIDDAEAVPTETLVAARALREIAGIFAPPISLLLVGSSSLRRRLSSEVSLLGTDAQAEHIEISDISDVAEYLVLACSRAGRAAGDIFSPDGVGAIQGASRTISEMISMVRRCLTFAHDIAEPVITAEIVSASQATARTTAGVQGRAADERMVA